TTTCTGGATTAGCGATACTTTTCGGCGTTACTCTCGAATAGAGGCTTGGGTCCAAATTATTATAAGTGGTGTCAAATGAAAAGGTCATTTTGTCTTAAGCAGTGTTATCTTGCTTGTTTAATAAACTTACCTTTGGGGATATTAAGATACGGTCAGTAGAGAGATACAAATCGGCGCGTGCTGCATACGCTCTGTATCTTGCACTGTCTTCTCTAACCATTTCTATTTCAACACTTTGCCACTCCGGTGCAACGCGATAAATCGGCTGTAAACGTTTCTATGACACGCTAGAACAGTGGAAGGACCCATAAAGCGTCGTCAGGTAACCTTGTTTCGAGTTCTAATGCTGTCGGTGCGGTTGCAATGTCCTGGCGTGTAGATCGAGGTCAGTAAATCAGTGATACCACGAGGAGTGCCGACCGCTAAACTGATGACGACAATCGGAAGGGTCCCCCGGAGAATCATTCGGTCGTAGCTGGTCGATATCATGTCGTCACAGATCGATTGACCACGAGGAATGCGTACGTCTCCCAATATAGACACTTGTCTCAAATCTACTTCCACAATCTCTCTGTGGTCTCGGAAACGATTCGCTTGACTGAATCTGAGATGGTTTCCATGCTGGATTCAGGTCTTGTTTTTGAGAGTGCACTGTATAGTCTCTTTTCTGGTACATACTCCTGTTCCTCTGAGTTTTCGCTTCGGTACCCATCTGGTCTCCGAGATGAGGTATTTGGATATTGAATCTACTGCTACAGGGAGTCGTTGCTCTGCGTCAAGGTGTTCTGAACTGCGAATATGGGCGTATATCTTTGGAAAAATTCCCCAATCTGTCCAGATCTCCTACCGGTTTAAATCGAGCTAAATGACCGTCGGGCGATTCTGAAGGAGTAATAGAGTCATCGACAGCTGGTTATCGCATGAAAATACTCGAACTTCTCGTTGACAGCAGTTACTACCTCCAGATTTTGGGGAAAATAGGTCTATTGAGTCCCCCCCTGCGATTTGCTTGGGACCGGTCATTGACTCGCCATCTTCGAATCTATCCAGCGACTATGAATCCAAATCTCGCACAAACCGGTGGTACAGCCCCTACTTCGTCCATGACGACCTTTGAGATAGAAATTAGACCTTCGAGTATCAACAGTTATATTATTCTGATAGTATAGAGGAATCAGAACGGGTCCATCTCTTGATTAGATTTGTTTGAAATCAGATCATACATTTGCTCTGGGAACGGTAGACTACCCCAAATCGAATACGGACATTGATCTTGTCCGATGCAATACCGCTGCAGATCATCGTTGTCACAATTCATCGGTAGCGGTGGATCTCCATCGATCGTATTGGAGAACTCATAGCGGATCTGATATTCAGTAATTTCCTCGTCATACCAGGGCCACCGTGAGAATATTTCTTTGAGATCCGCAAGGATCGCATCCAGACTCCTGTCGTGATACTGGGGGAGCCACATCACGAGTCGGACGAAGCTGTAGAGGTCCTTCCGAACTGGTTTTTCCTCGTGTAACCTGGACTCCATAGCAGCAAAACATGGAAGCTGGAACACATCGTCGATTGTTTCGATATCAAGTCGTTGCGAGCTCCGGGAAGCATAGCCGATGCGATACCTGTTGACCGTTCCGTCCCGGTCGACGGTTACAGCCGGATGTGACTCGTTGTCTGTGAGACTTTTCGCGAGACTACTGGGACTCGAGATACTATCGAGGACTGTTTGCTCCCAGTTGGAGTCTGTGTCATACGACTCGAGCGCGTTGTAGAGTTCTTCAGCAGTATGGAATTCGCCAGTTTCGGCGTGACCATCCGTTGCATGACGGACCGCAGTACGAACGACGCGAATAAGCCGTTGCCCAGGTTGCCAGTCCCGCCAAAGGCGTTCAGTATGGCCGGTATTTTGGAACCGTTCAAGTTGTTCGGAGATTGCACTCTCGTTCGTCGTTAACCACGTCCGTTGCTCCTCAGTGATCTCGTTTTCCTGTATACGAAGAAGCTTTTTGAACGCCTGTTCAGCGTAGGATCGGTACTTGCTGTCGAAATCCCCCACCGGAACGTAGAGGTGATTATTCGCTATTCGCGTGAGGATTTCTCCTTGAGTATTGGACCCAGTTTCCGTGGAGGTTGCTCTAACCAGGCATTTTCGAGAGGCAGCAGCCATGGGAATCTCGAGATAGAGACCACCGCCGAACTCCGGTTTCTCGGTGATTGCCGTACAGACGCGGCCAGGATGGGGGCCATCCTCACTATCTTCCTTTCCATACAGGAGTTCAGCGATTTCCTGATATAGCGTTGGATCAGCATATTCCCGAAGGAGCGATGCGAGGTTGTTGACGTAGAGCTCTCGGATATCGTACAGCGGCTGGATTCGTCGTGGTGGTGTATCCTCAAACATCGACTGAGATTTGACACAGATTGCACTCAATGTCGCCAATACTGCTAGCGTCGCTGGTTCGTCGACGAATGGGTCATCAAGTGCGGAAGAACGGACACGGGGTTTGAATGCCGCTGTACCGAACTGTTCGACGTCGTCCAATAGATCGTTGGCTTGGTATTCTCCATCAACACGGTACCGATCGTACCCTCGTGAAAACAACTCAGCAATCTGTGTGTCCTGGTGCTCTGGTGGGAGGGCAGCGATTCGATAGGCTATCCGTTCCTCAGTGTTGGCAGTTTCACTCTTCATGTCTCGATTACCTCCGGGGTAGCGGATCGGAAATCGAAATCTGGACTCGATATTGGCTGAACGAGACGACAAACGTCGGCGTGTAGCGAGTACGGAAGACGCGCCACACGGCGGCGATCGGGTGTGACGACCGGATCGATAGGGATGTCGTACGATTCCGATAGCAAATCGACGACAACTTCACGACTTTTCTCATCGTATCGGTGGGCAGGGTCAGAATCCAGGAGATAGACGTGCACACCCTGTCCTGTGTATACGACCATCGTTTCCTCAGCCGCAAAGTCTTGCTCGAAGATGTCCTGTACCTCAAATCCGTACTCGAGAGCCTGCTCGATGTCCTCAAATGCGTACGGATAGCCGGCAGGGGGTGCATCAAGTATCCCCGCCATATCGAGAAGATCCGTGAGATCGTTTTCGTCGACACCGAAGGGGACAATTTCGGTTGCCCGTTCACGAGCGATATCTTTCGCATCGATGTCCACGAGAAGTATCCAGGGTCGGTCCCAATGAGCAAGAGCGTAGTAGACGGCAGCTGGCCGTGGGGCTGTGTTCTCCAACAGAGCAGGATCAGCAAGGGCGTACTCACTCGGGGCTAGCGGATCGTTACGAGCGGGTTGCCGAATAAAATCGATGACGTCTTCGAACTGATCGAAGACCTGGATAGTTGGCTCTCCTGCTTCGTTTGTCTGCCTCGTATCCCGACGGATGAACTCCTTATTCGGTCGTTCATCTGATCTGACCGGGTGTGCTTCTCGAAACGCCAACGCATACTGCTTCGGACCAGTAGCAGTGAGAAACCCCGGAAGATGATCTACATGGGTAGGGAACTCTTCAGCGTAGTACCGATCAATCTCTTCGTCGGTTGCTGGCCGCCACGTCATCGGTTGACCTCCCCATCAAGCGTATGGAAACTCCTGATTGTCGTCATCCCGGCGGCGTCGAAGTCCTCTGCTGTATCTCGAATATCGGCGAACGAACGTGCGGCTCTGCCTGTCACCTTGTGTTCGACACGATCTGCCTCGGCAAGCCAATTGATAACCTCAACCGCAGTTTCTCGCCTATCGAACGCCCAGACTGCTTTCGCATCGACAGTACCCAGTTTATCATAGTCGGAGAGGACCGCTTGTTTGTTGTTGCTGGGTAGTTCCACCTCACCCACCCAAACGAGAGTATTCTCGCCATCGAAGGCAGCGACATCGAAAACCGTCTCCTCGTCGTATTCGTAGTAGCATTCGACACGACTGACCGTTTCCTTTTCGGCTAACCACAGTTCCAGGAGTCGGACGCCGACTTTATGCGGAGTTTTCTCTCCGATGTCGCCCTCCCCCGGACCGACATTGAGCGATTGGCCAAGGAGATCTCGGCCTTCCGGGAGTACTGTGTAGTACTTTCGCCGACACGCAGAAGCTTCCTCCAGTAAATCTTGGTTGATGAGACGCTGAACATTGAGTTCCTCGTATTCGTCTCTGAGTGCACGCATCGAATCCAGTAATGTGTACTCGGAAGATTCCCTGTTCATTACCGACAATACCCGATCCAAAAAGCGGACGTCGTCGCGACTGAGCCCTCTGTTTTGGAGCGTTTCGTCGGAGACTCGAACACCGAGTTCTGCTATTGGGGACCGTTCCGTTCCAGTATCCGCGTCACGCTCAGTTTCCGTAGTCTGTAGCTGATTTTCTACAGTAGAGGCAGTCGATTCAGACTCCGAAATTAGCGGGGACAGCTCGGATGAACCCAGAGAATCTTCAGAACCGGGTTCCGAATTGGCTGTGGTTGTGCCAATAAACGACGACTCGGAAGGCGTGGATGAATGGGCAGACGTCTCTACAGAATCACTTGTGGTCGACTGGCTACCCCACGTATGCTGTTCGTCTGTCTCTTCGGATTCTGAGCCCCCAGAGAGACCGTACTCGCGCCGTGTGCGATTGGTAAGTTCCGGTAGTACCACAGTCTCGAAGTACTCCGCTTGCTCTGGAGAAAGCGGATCGTCACTCTCTGGATGGCCAGATGCAATCGGCAGTGGCTTCATCGAGAACGGCGCTGGTCCAGTTTCCCCGAAGGATGGACTGGGAAGTTGAGTAATCCACTCTCCACTTGGTAGAGTATTAATTCGATTGCGGAGCTCGGTCGGACTGAGATCCTCGTGAGCCATCGATTCTGCGAGATCGTGTTCAATCGAGATGTTCCCGATTAGTTTCGTTTTGACGTTGTTGAGAACTTCATCGTACGCTCGCTGGCTTTCATTCCGCACCTGTTCGGGGAACTGCATGACGAGCCCCATGCTCAATCCGAAGGACCGCCCCTGCGGGAGCAACTGTTCGTACACCAATTTCGTCGAGGCGATGGGAGCGGATTCTTCGATGATGAGATTTGTGAGGGCATCGTACTCCTCTTGATCATCCCGCCGTCTGACCTGGACAGCGTCCCAGAGATTGCTCAACAGAAGCAGCGTGATCGCTCGCTGCGCTTCTGGCCTGAGATCTCCGAGGTCGAATAATAGTGTGACGTCTTCTTCAAGGAAATCCCGAAAGTCGAAATGGTTGTCCAGATACTCGCCGGTGTCAGCCTGGGTGGGGACGTGACTGAAGATTCGTCGGAGATGTACGTCCTCATTGAGTTTATCCAGACGATTTCCAACTGCGTCCATCGACACCTGAAACTGGTGGTCGTCCTTCGCGAAGTGGCGTGTGAGTGATTCCTCGACGCTTTGGTTATCCGCTGCAACGGGAGGGATTATCTGCTCCCGCTGCATCTTGATTGCAGCCTCGAAAAGGTTGTCCAGACCGAACACATCGCTACCGTATTCCTTGTCGAATAGTGCTTTGATGAGATAGCTCAGGATTTCATTCGCAACGAACGCCCGTTCGTACCGCTCAGATCCCATGATCATCCCCAGAATATCGTGGAAATGATCCACTTTATCCTGAATTGCATCTTCTCGGGGGCGCCCGGCTGCTAATGCTGGGCGGATATCGAAAAAGGAGAATGCTGGCACGACATCGGGGACCCGGAACTGATAGACGTCATCGACTGAACCGAACTTGTCGTAGTGACACCGGAGATAATTCGAGCACATGCCGTCGCCCTTGGGATCGACGACGACAACAGGCCCACCAGTGGTTTCTCGAAGAGACAGCGCATCGTTGATGATCGCCTTGGATTTCCCGCTTCCAGTCGAGGCAAATCGTCCATAGTGGGTGGTTAGCAGTTTTGGAGGAATTCGAATAGGTGTCGGTTGTGTTTCACCGTTCTCATCAAGCGGGTACCCGAGAGCCATCCCATCATCGAATTGTCCGACAAGATCCGGATTCGGGCAAGGGAGCGGATTACGACTTTGTTGCTCGGCCCGAGTCCCACGTTGCCCCTCGACTGTAAGCTGTGCTGACGAGGGAACGAGAACGAAATTAGCCAGTTCTTTTCCGCTTAAAACCAGATCAGGGCGGGTTTTCCCCCGGCCAGTGGTGATCTCTCGGTCGAGGAGTCTTTGTAACTCTGCACGGGCGTGCTTTACTTTCGTCTTGTCTCGAAATCCTTTGGACTGGAACCGTTTCCCGACGACTTCGTAGAATGGTCCATCCAATGGGTCAAATACTGGGCATAAGGCGTCCATCAGCGACTCGAGTTCCTTCCGCTCTTCCTCTCGAACAGGGACTACGAGTGCTCGAATGTTCGCAGTGAATGTTCGTTTTGGGTTTTTGGCATCAATATAGTCGAGACGCTTCGCGACGGACGTACTCTGCTGAGAGAGGTCGTCACCGGATTGTTGGGAGTTGACCTCCAGAACAGAGCCGACGATTTCTTGGAATAACGTATCCCGTCCGTCAGTGAGAGCTTCTTTTCGAACGACTGCATCGCTATGCCAGTTATCCCGTCGTTGGAAGACGACTTGGAACGCGACTGGGATGGAAGCTTCCATCAAGTGCTCGATGAGTGTGGCCAACGTGGCTCCAGATTGTTCAACTGGAGTCACGTGGTCGGCCGGATCGTCGTGAGCAAACGGGAGAAGTGAAGTCATCCAGTCCTGCTTTCGAGTTGCGTCCCCGTACCAACGAACCCCGATCGGAGAGACACTGTCAACAGAAGGCCGAGCGAGAATCGTCTCATCAGGAGTTATCGTTGGCTTTTGGATTTTTCGAAGGCCATCTTCTTCGGGAGTTTCGTGGGTCCGAGCTAGTTCGAAGACAGTATCATTGACTCTCAGTGATCCCTCAGAGGTGAGATTCCACAGCGTGGAGGTATTTGAGATGCTAGAATCTTTGATCGTGTTTCTCTCTTCATCTGTTTCGATGTTGTACTGTTCTTCGGGATCAAATTGATAACGCAGATTGTTATTCTGGACTCGATTTGCAAAGTCAGAACAACTGTACTCCACGGGTCGTATCAAACGAGTTGCAAGGTCTAAATCGACTTTTTCTATGTCGAACGTCTCGGGGTAGATTGTCCGGAGTCGTTTTTCGAGTGTGCGGAAGTGTTCATCAGCTCCATAATAGAATTGGATTGGTTCTTGGTGTCCCTCACTGAGTGCTAAAAATTCAAACCGTGGAGGAGTCGACGTGGAAAACGGATTCAACGTAGTTCGAAATGAGGAGGTTTCATTGGCACAGAGTTTGTGGAGGCTTGCAATAGCTTTAGGAACATTCTCCGTATCGATTGCTTCAGATGTCGGAATTACACGAAGGTACTCACGCTTCACAGTCGAACGCCTCCTGGTAGAGATTCACCGGTGAGTGAGGTGGGTGAGTACGGTTGCATAATTTGTCCAGCCCTCATATTATTTCACAGATTATAATACTAATATAAGAGTTTTGGACTAGACGCGAAAAGTGGCCGCCTAGCGGTGTGATGGTGAACGTCAAAGCGCTCTGTGGCATCGGTCTGCAGTTAAGACTTAAACCCCGGTTGAGTAGCGGTAGCGAGTGTTTCTTGTAAGATCGGTTGTTGCTTGTGGATCTTCTGAGCGTCTTCGAATAGCCGTTCGAGAAGTGGCGGCGGTGAGTACCGAGATCGGTTATCGTCTCCATATCCCGGCGACCTACAGTCAGCTGGAAGCGGGCTGAACTGCCCGCGTCCAGCGGCAGTCCTGTCCGTGAGCGACAGCTTCGCCTGTTGTCTGGACTGACGGCGATGTCACTGGCGTGAGATCGCCATCTTTGTTCGACTCACTGAATCGGTTGCTCTGATCTCGTTCATATCCCTCCAGAAATTGAGTTAGCAATCAAGGACGATGGGAACTACCGATAATATATTATATAAATTCTGTTAATGATGGTAATTATATCACCAAAACTGATCGTTCACGCCGGCTTGATTAGGCTGTTATCCATCGAAATTCTTACATCGTAGTATCTCTTTAGATCGCACGAAAAGTACCGATTTCATAGCTATATAATTTACAATATTATATTAAATATTAATTTATACAATTATATTTAGATATTTATGGCATCATATTCATTTGTATAACTAATGACCAATTTGGATTCTTCATCAACCAGCTCATGAATCATCATAGAACGTATAGTAATGTAAATTTATAATTTTCATTAAATAATGGCATTGGTCGCCACTAATGCCGTCTCCTCCCGCAATAGAGCCCCATTACACACGTATTAATGTAATTTCAAAAACTCACCACTGTATCGTCCGATGTATCTCCGAAAATGCTGTCGCCTCCTCAAGCGACCGCTGCAGTCGTTCAAGAGGTACCACGAGCGAATACTCCCGATATCGTCCCCCGTTTCGGCCCTCGTTTACTTCCTCATAGGTCAGTATGCCGTCGTCACAGAGGCGTCGAAACCGATCGCGCAACCGTCGTCGACTGAGTGGTTCGACGGGGATCGAGGCACACCAGCTCTCATACTCCGTCCGTAGTGTTGCGCTGGCTGCGGGGGTCCGTCCGGTTGACGCAAGTTCACCTGCCGCATACAAGACGAGCACGGAGTGTTCGTCCAACGTCCGAACCCTAGACATGAGATTCGCGTCTTTGAGCCGGGTTTTGGCCTCTTCGACGTGCTTACCGACGACCTCGGGAGCCAGGTTCTCTTGTGCGACTTTCGCGGATCGCGTAAACACGTCGAGCATGCTGTGGGCGTAGTCGCCGCGTTCAATCCCGTAAGCGGCACACAGGGGAACGACCTCCGGAGAGATCCGTTCGGCGTCGCACCCGCAATCGATACGATGGTTCAGTATCTGCATCAATTCGTCGATGGAGAAGAACGTTGTGACCTCCTCGACTGAATACTCTTCCGGAATGAGCGACGCGTTCTCCTGCCTGGTGGTCACAACGACGGCGATCCGAGCCGTAGTAGTCTCAGCCACATACGACAGGAGGGCCCGGATCAACGTCTCGTGTGTCGCGGCGGTTGCCCCGTCTATCGCGATTCCGTGGGGACCGACGACAGTCTCTAGTTCCCGCGCTAATTCGGTTAGAACAGTGTCCCGTGCGTATCCGGTTTTGCTAAGTGGTGGCCCGGATCGGAGTCTGTTGATGAACTGAATTTGTTCGCGATACGAGCTGTTGTTTGGATCCGCTTCGAAATACGTCCACTCGTCAGGGGAACCGTCCACATCGGCGTCTACGACCCTCCGGGCGATGGTCGTTTTCCCAGTCCCGGAGGGGCCCCGAACCACGATCGCACCAGTCTGCTGTCTAAGTGCACGTCGGACCCCCTCTTGAACCCGGGTGACGCCCTCCTCGCGAACTGGCAACGGAGCCGGGAGGTAATCCTCCCGGAACACCTCGTTCCGCTCGATCGGATCAGGTTGAACGTCGAAGAGTGACACACTTGAGTTGTTATCCGGGTTTCTCTTAAACCTTTGCGTCCGGAGAAAAGACTATTCCGATAATTATCGAATATAGCCAGGAAAGCCGGGTTTTCTCACCCAACCTTGGCGTCCGCTGTAATTGGGCCTCTGACGCCGAACACAAGAACTGCAGTCACGAGGGAATACTTTTATACACTTCCCACGTGAGTAAATAGTACGCGGTATGTTACGAACACCCTCGGAGAGAGAGTTGGCCGAAATCGCAGAGAGTCTCGGAATCGACCTCTCACAGGACGAGATTAGTGACTATCACAAGCTGGCGGAGATCACGTTCGACGACTACGAGACGATTCAGGAAACGCCCGAGCCGGGGAAACAACCCACGGAATTCACATACGGGGACCGCACGCCGGGAAAACAACCGGAGGAGAACCCCCACAACATGTGGATTACCAAAGCGAAGGTCGAAACCGACGCGGGTGGGCTACTGAAGGATAAACGGATCGGACTCAAAGACAACATCGCGCTTGCGGGCGTGGAGATGACCAGCGGATCCCGACTACTCAAGGGATACATTCCAGACATCGAAGCGACAGTGGTCCAGCGCCTGCTCGAAGCCGGCGGGACCATCGCGGGGAAACTCAACATGGACGAGTTTGGGTTCTCAGCATCCGGCGATTACTCGGGATACGGGCCGGTGACGAACCCCTGGGACGACGAATACCTCACGGGGGGATCCTCAAGCGGTTGTGGCGCGGCACTGGCGGCCGAGGAGGTAGACATCGCCGTCGGCGCCGATCAGGGCGGGTCGATCCGCATTCCGGCCGCCTGGTGTGGGGTAGTCGGACTCAGCCCCACGACGGGATTGATACCCTACACCGGGGTCATCCCGATGGACGCGTCAATCGACCACGTCGGTCCGATGGCTCGGTCGGTTCGCGAGGTCGCAGAGGCGTTGACTGTGATGGCCGGGACTGACGGGATTGACCCGCGCCAGCCTAAGGAAATACCCGACCGGGACTTCACGACCGCACTTGAAGCCGAAGTTTCGGACCTCACGATCGCCGTCCTCGAAGAGGGGTTTAGCCACCCCGAGAGCGATCCGAAAATCAACGACAAAGTGCATGACGCACTCGCCAGGCTCGAAGAGGAAGGTGCCTCCGTCTCGACCGTCTCGATCCCAATGCACCTCAAGGCACCGCCGATCGCCCTGTTGATCTGGAGCTACGGTGGACTCCAAGTGCTTCAACAGGGGGCCCAGGGTTCGCTTCTCGACGGCTGGTATAATACGAAACTCTCACAGATCTTCTCGAAGTCCTGGCGCTCGTCGACGGATCAGCTTACCGACGCCGCCAAGGCGACCCTGCTCGCGATGGAGTATCTCAACCAGAAACAGCAGAACACACTGTACGCCAAAGCGCAGAACCTCAGTTACGCACTCACCGACGAGTACGCGAACGTCCTAGCTGACGCCGACGTCATCGCCATGCC
The Halalkaliarchaeum sp. AArc-CO DNA segment above includes these coding regions:
- a CDS encoding primase-associated protein, which translates into the protein MKSETANTEERIAYRIAALPPEHQDTQIAELFSRGYDRYRVDGEYQANDLLDDVEQFGTAAFKPRVRSSALDDPFVDEPATLAVLATLSAICVKSQSMFEDTPPRRIQPLYDIRELYVNNLASLLREYADPTLYQEIAELLYGKEDSEDGPHPGRVCTAITEKPEFGGGLYLEIPMAAASRKCLVRATSTETGSNTQGEILTRIANNHLYVPVGDFDSKYRSYAEQAFKKLLRIQENEITEEQRTWLTTNESAISEQLERFQNTGHTERLWRDWQPGQRLIRVVRTAVRHATDGHAETGEFHTAEELYNALESYDTDSNWEQTVLDSISSPSSLAKSLTDNESHPAVTVDRDGTVNRYRIGYASRSSQRLDIETIDDVFQLPCFAAMESRLHEEKPVRKDLYSFVRLVMWLPQYHDRSLDAILADLKEIFSRWPWYDEEITEYQIRYEFSNTIDGDPPLPMNCDNDDLQRYCIGQDQCPYSIWGSLPFPEQMYDLISNKSNQEMDPF
- a CDS encoding AAA family ATPase, giving the protein MSLFDVQPDPIERNEVFREDYLPAPLPVREEGVTRVQEGVRRALRQQTGAIVVRGPSGTGKTTIARRVVDADVDGSPDEWTYFEADPNNSSYREQIQFINRLRSGPPLSKTGYARDTVLTELARELETVVGPHGIAIDGATAATHETLIRALLSYVAETTTARIAVVVTTRQENASLIPEEYSVEEVTTFFSIDELMQILNHRIDCGCDAERISPEVVPLCAAYGIERGDYAHSMLDVFTRSAKVAQENLAPEVVGKHVEEAKTRLKDANLMSRVRTLDEHSVLVLYAAGELASTGRTPAASATLRTEYESWCASIPVEPLSRRRLRDRFRRLCDDGILTYEEVNEGRNGGRYREYSLVVPLERLQRSLEEATAFSEIHRTIQW
- a CDS encoding amidase, yielding MLRTPSERELAEIAESLGIDLSQDEISDYHKLAEITFDDYETIQETPEPGKQPTEFTYGDRTPGKQPEENPHNMWITKAKVETDAGGLLKDKRIGLKDNIALAGVEMTSGSRLLKGYIPDIEATVVQRLLEAGGTIAGKLNMDEFGFSASGDYSGYGPVTNPWDDEYLTGGSSSGCGAALAAEEVDIAVGADQGGSIRIPAAWCGVVGLSPTTGLIPYTGVIPMDASIDHVGPMARSVREVAEALTVMAGTDGIDPRQPKEIPDRDFTTALEAEVSDLTIAVLEEGFSHPESDPKINDKVHDALARLEEEGASVSTVSIPMHLKAPPIALLIWSYGGLQVLQQGAQGSLLDGWYNTKLSQIFSKSWRSSTDQLTDAAKATLLAMEYLNQKQQNTLYAKAQNLSYALTDEYANVLADADVIAMPTVPTKPLKHNPELDRVDKILRTFPPTKNTCPFVLTGHPSITVPAGTVEGLPVGMMFVGNHFEEDTLLRIAYTLEEILNLPQSPESQPTESATTNDAV
- a CDS encoding ATP-binding protein — encoded protein: MKREYLRVIPTSEAIDTENVPKAIASLHKLCANETSSFRTTLNPFSTSTPPRFEFLALSEGHQEPIQFYYGADEHFRTLEKRLRTIYPETFDIEKVDLDLATRLIRPVEYSCSDFANRVQNNNLRYQFDPEEQYNIETDEERNTIKDSSISNTSTLWNLTSEGSLRVNDTVFELARTHETPEEDGLRKIQKPTITPDETILARPSVDSVSPIGVRWYGDATRKQDWMTSLLPFAHDDPADHVTPVEQSGATLATLIEHLMEASIPVAFQVVFQRRDNWHSDAVVRKEALTDGRDTLFQEIVGSVLEVNSQQSGDDLSQQSTSVAKRLDYIDAKNPKRTFTANIRALVVPVREEERKELESLMDALCPVFDPLDGPFYEVVGKRFQSKGFRDKTKVKHARAELQRLLDREITTGRGKTRPDLVLSGKELANFVLVPSSAQLTVEGQRGTRAEQQSRNPLPCPNPDLVGQFDDGMALGYPLDENGETQPTPIRIPPKLLTTHYGRFASTGSGKSKAIINDALSLRETTGGPVVVVDPKGDGMCSNYLRCHYDKFGSVDDVYQFRVPDVVPAFSFFDIRPALAAGRPREDAIQDKVDHFHDILGMIMGSERYERAFVANEILSYLIKALFDKEYGSDVFGLDNLFEAAIKMQREQIIPPVAADNQSVEESLTRHFAKDDHQFQVSMDAVGNRLDKLNEDVHLRRIFSHVPTQADTGEYLDNHFDFRDFLEEDVTLLFDLGDLRPEAQRAITLLLLSNLWDAVQVRRRDDQEEYDALTNLIIEESAPIASTKLVYEQLLPQGRSFGLSMGLVMQFPEQVRNESQRAYDEVLNNVKTKLIGNISIEHDLAESMAHEDLSPTELRNRINTLPSGEWITQLPSPSFGETGPAPFSMKPLPIASGHPESDDPLSPEQAEYFETVVLPELTNRTRREYGLSGGSESEETDEQHTWGSQSTTSDSVETSAHSSTPSESSFIGTTTANSEPGSEDSLGSSELSPLISESESTASTVENQLQTTETERDADTGTERSPIAELGVRVSDETLQNRGLSRDDVRFLDRVLSVMNRESSEYTLLDSMRALRDEYEELNVQRLINQDLLEEASACRRKYYTVLPEGRDLLGQSLNVGPGEGDIGEKTPHKVGVRLLELWLAEKETVSRVECYYEYDEETVFDVAAFDGENTLVWVGEVELPSNNKQAVLSDYDKLGTVDAKAVWAFDRRETAVEVINWLAEADRVEHKVTGRAARSFADIRDTAEDFDAAGMTTIRSFHTLDGEVNR
- a CDS encoding DNA primase, coding for MTWRPATDEEIDRYYAEEFPTHVDHLPGFLTATGPKQYALAFREAHPVRSDERPNKEFIRRDTRQTNEAGEPTIQVFDQFEDVIDFIRQPARNDPLAPSEYALADPALLENTAPRPAAVYYALAHWDRPWILLVDIDAKDIARERATEIVPFGVDENDLTDLLDMAGILDAPPAGYPYAFEDIEQALEYGFEVQDIFEQDFAAEETMVVYTGQGVHVYLLDSDPAHRYDEKSREVVVDLLSESYDIPIDPVVTPDRRRVARLPYSLHADVCRLVQPISSPDFDFRSATPEVIET